ATAAACCCCGAAAAAGGGGTGTTGAGTAGTACATAGGAATTGGTTGCCCCTGGTTGCACTAACCTTCTATTTTCGCCGATATGGAGAAGCACAAGCTGCTGAAATTAAAATTCAAGCTTCTTATATTGCTGAAATTCCCAACTTAAAAGCAAGGCTTTATAAAAACTTTAAGCAGAGTGGTGGAATTCTTAATCCGACAAAGATTGACTTACAAGTACCTGTAGAAATGCAAAATCCTTTTAAATTAGACATTGATGGTATTTTGCGGTATGAGATCTTACTTGATAAATACGTTAAGCATATGCCTAATTTAGCTGTCATCTATTTTTGGGTTGAAGTTCAGGAAAGTGAGTACAACTCTAAACAAAAAAAACATTTTTATAGTAAAAAAAGATATAATTCAGAACCTATTTATATTTTTACTTACTAATACTTGTATGTTGTTATACCCAGATGGCAAAGAGACTTTATCGTAAATCATGTTTTTTATAAGTAATAAGGATATTTGTCAAGAACTAATCTGCCTCCAGCATGGGGCAGATGGGAAAGAAGATGTTTCATCTCTAAATGGATCTGTTTTCGGCTTAAATACCAATTTCAACTCTCCTTAGACGGATAGTAACGAGGTCGCTTACCTTCACTAGGTTTCCAGCCCGTAACCTTAAGCAGGTAATCATTGATAGTCATTTTCTGTTCCTTAGCTGCCTTCTCAGCTTGGTGCAGAGTCAAGTTAAGGCGATCGCATAATTGAGTCTTAGTTAATCCGGCTTGAGCCTCAGCCTCGGTGTATTCGATGTCAACTCGCTTTGTGGGTGCGATCGCGATTTCGGCTGGCATTTTAGGCGAGAGTGCCTTAGCTCCAGCTTCAACTAATAGAGTTTTAATTGAGTCAACTTCTCTTTTCAAAGACTCAACTTCATCAAATAGAACTTGAGAGGAGATGGTAGAAGGGGGGCGATCGTTCAAGTAGTGTTCGAGGATGACAACGACAGCCTGAGAAAACTGCTCGATATTTTGCGCTTTCATCCAACTAGAAAGCTTAGCTGCCAGTTCATCATCGAGGTAAGCTTGCACCTTGGTATGTTGTTGTAACCATTCTTTAGTTGGCATAATTAAAATAATAAGTAACTGTTAGTTACAGTTAATTACTGTAGTCTAATTATTATACAGCATAGATTTGCTTCTAATACATTTTAAGTAAACTACTGTAAACTACCAAGCAATTTTATTTACAGTTAATGACTTTAAATTACTAAACTAACTCCTAGTCTCCTAAAGTAATTAACTGTAAACTACTGGTAAATATTAAACTACAGTTAATTACTTAAGTTTACTTAAACTAGTTAATTACAGTAATCAACCGTTAGTAAACTACTGTAATTAACTAGTTTTTTAGTTGACATAATTGCGATACTTAGTAACTGTTAACCACAGTAAATTACTAAGCTCAGATCGAGGGATAAGTTGAATTCAGTAATTGACAGTTAATTACATATATTTACTGTGACAGGTGACAGGTAAACTACAGTGGTTAACTTTCTCCTCACTCGTAAATTACTGTAACTAACTAGTAAACAAAAGAGTAATTTTTTGAGCGTCTACAAAAGAGCGATCGGTTGTGGGAGGGTAGACATTCCTTTCCCATCTGTCCCCCGCCGGAGGCATTAAAAGTCTAAGCAATAGGAGTCAAATGCAAGTACAATAAGCGTTTCAGTTCAGTGACTTGACGTAAGTCGTGAAAGGACTATGTCGCCTAACCAGGAGTCCAAATGAAGCTTGTTACATGATTATCTATATTTCTAATATTGCTGAATCTCTGTTTTTCTTTGATACTCCCTGTTATCAACATTATCTTTGATCGCGATCTACCTGCGGAATGTGGGTTTGATAATTTGACTTTAAATACCCTACTATTTCTGACTTTTTCAGGCTGCGTTTAAATTCCAATTTGTTTAGATTAGATTCATGTTAAAGTTCAACCAAATTTAGGAACAAATTAGATGAAATTCACACCTGTATTACTAGTAATAACTTTATTAACTAGTATTGGTCTAGGAATCGCCAGTCCATCTCAAGCTGCTATATCCGGCAGTATTGATGCTAGCAAATCAGTTCATGAAGCTCCCAGCTTAAAGCTAGCAAAAGGTGGCAAGTTCAAAAAATTACGCTGCTACAAGAAGAGATTCTATTATCGCGGGCATTATATTTATAAAACCTTTTGTTTTAAACACTAATTAGCCCTGAAAAAGTTACAAAAATATAGCTAGATAAAGTTCTAGGGTGGGTGGCAACCCCACCCTAGAAAGATAATCGCTGACTGGGGTTTCGCCGTCTAGATGCATGGCATTGATCTGACGGGGTAACATTATTTAAAGTAATAGAAATTAATTATTCCGCAACTGCAACAAAATTGTAAGTTAGCCTGCTTGGTCGTTTGAACTCGTATTTCTGAGGAACTAATACGCCTCCGGCGGGGGGCGGATGGGAAAAGAGATTCTTTCTCTAAATTCTTCCTTGGCTTCTTAAAAAGAAATATATATCCTCTCAGATGCTTCTAAAATCGTTTTTAAGGCATGATGACTTTCTCTGGGGTAAGAAGTCATTGCTAGGTTTTCTACGGTTTGAGGGGCAAAAAAGAGAGGGGTTATTCCTTGTTCTCCAACATCTCCGATTGCTCACTGTAATGGTGATATTCAATAAGAACATTCATACGATGTTTGTGACGACCTCTAAACACTACATTAGGATTCAGGAAGACTGCGCCAGTTTTACGATTGATGATTCCGTGTTTTTCTAGTGCTTGAAGTGTTCTTGAAACAGTATCAAGACTAATGCCTATTTCTTTCGCTAGTTCACGAGTAGTCATAATCACTGCATTATTTGACCGTTCTCGCTTTGATATTAGAAACATTAAAACCTTCATTTTTGCATTGCCTATTTCATCAATCGCATCAAGGATATGACCGAGCCATATCTTGTCAAAATTCGCGTCTGCGTCCTCAATCCGAACGACATTGCAATCTACAAGTTCGCCTGTCTGCTGATCGATGTACGTTCGGTTGCCCTCAATCTTGGTTTTTTTTGCGGTGATAGTACTCCTTTTCGTTTGCTTCGTCTTATTTGTTCTCTCATTGACCTTTGCCTCTCCCTGTTCCATGGGCTGAAACATTGTTCTTACTCCAGCATTTATTTTGATCCAACTAAGTCATAACACTGATGGCTGCCATGTTCAAGTCCGATCAGATCAAAAAGCCGCAAAAATCAGATCAAAAAGCCGCAAAAATCAGATCAAGCAAAAACACAAAAACCCTTACGCCATAAGAACTTAAGCTAAAAAAGGTGTATTTTCACTCTTGTCTAATTAAAGGCACTCTCTTTCCCATCCGTCCCCCGCCGGAGGCAAGATGAATGCTGGCAATGCAACATAGTCTCAACCTCTAGACAGGACGTACTTTCAGGCAGTACGGTCAACTTAAGAAGGGAGATAGTAAGTTGTGAAAGTCAACCGTCACGGGCGTTCTAAGATACTCAGCCTGGAAGAGATTCAATTGCTCTTTAGTCAGGGGTTGAAGAATCAGAAGGATCGGGCATTATTCGCCGTCATGCTGTTTAGTGCCTGTCGGATTAAGGAAGTATGCACCTTACTGACAACTGACGTGTATGAGGCTTCTGGACGGGTCAGGAGCGAGATTATCTTCCGTAAGGGCAATACTAAAGGGAAGCTGGCGACTCGGACGATTCCCGTGTTAGAAGACTTGCGTTTAATCTTGACCGAGTATCGGGTGGAAGCTGGGGAGGAGTATCTATTTCCAGGTCGGTTTGGAAAAAGTTACATTCAGTGCGATAGTGCTGCCAGGATCTTGAGGAAGGCTTGTGCTGAAGTCGGAATAGTGGGGGCATCAACTCACAGCTTTAGGCGGACGGCATTGACGCAAATGAGCGATACGGGGATACCTTTGAGGGTGATTCAGGAAGTAAGCGGTCATCGGGATTTGGGTCAGTTACAGACGTATTTGGAAGTGAAGCCGGAGCAGGTTAGAGGGGCTATAGCGTCGCTGTCAATGCTATCTCCGAGGGGGGTAGGGGGCGATCAACACGCATTTCCCGACTTCAATTCTGGTGCAGGTAGCTCGGTTAATCCGGTTGAAGATCGATCTTAATTGAAGGAGCTTCAGCCAAAGCTAACGCCCCTGCTTGCATCAATTCAACTTCAGACTCTGACCATGATCGCGAACCCTGACACTGATGGGCGATTAACAAGCCCCATAAACCATTGGCAGTTAAAATTGGCACCACAAGAT
The Merismopedia glauca CCAP 1448/3 genome window above contains:
- a CDS encoding replication/maintenance protein RepL — encoded protein: MFQPMEQGEAKVNERTNKTKQTKRSTITAKKTKIEGNRTYIDQQTGELVDCNVVRIEDADANFDKIWLGHILDAIDEIGNAKMKVLMFLISKRERSNNAVIMTTRELAKEIGISLDTVSRTLQALEKHGIINRKTGAVFLNPNVVFRGRHKHRMNVLIEYHHYSEQSEMLENKE
- a CDS encoding tyrosine-type recombinase/integrase, which codes for MKVNRHGRSKILSLEEIQLLFSQGLKNQKDRALFAVMLFSACRIKEVCTLLTTDVYEASGRVRSEIIFRKGNTKGKLATRTIPVLEDLRLILTEYRVEAGEEYLFPGRFGKSYIQCDSAARILRKACAEVGIVGASTHSFRRTALTQMSDTGIPLRVIQEVSGHRDLGQLQTYLEVKPEQVRGAIASLSMLSPRGVGGDQHAFPDFNSGAGSSVNPVEDRS